The proteins below come from a single Flavobacterium lindanitolerans genomic window:
- the sppA gene encoding signal peptide peptidase SppA: MNFLKNVFSTVLGLFVFLFILFFGFIIIAALFGNNEKTVTVKDNSVIELNLEEVTNDYAGKFLYEDFEFLNEEKTNGLSDVINAIDAAKTDSKIKGISILNNISLLGMAQSKALRDKLEDFKKSGKFVVAYANSYSQKEYYLNSVADTIYLNPVGEMDFKGLSSEVMFYKDFQEKTGIKMEVIRHGKYKSAVEPYLANEMSEANREQISVLLNSVWNSVVADISKSRNISVDRLNEIANGLLARTPEMAKAEKLIDKIAYEDEYHDGIRKALKVKKDEEYNTVSIIDYAHKNSTTGKKPATDNTIAIIYAQGTILSGEGDVNIIGEGSMRRSLQKARKDKNVKAIVLRIDSPGGSALTSDLIWREIELTKKVKPVVVSMGNVAASGGYYIACNASKIFAEETTITGSIGVFGTLPNITKLTNNIGIHTEQVKTHQNAAGYSIFLPLDEGTKGTLQESVENIYKVFVGRVAQGRNMKFEAVDSIAQGRVWTGTDALKIGLVDKIGGMDDALKEAAKLANIKEYKTADFPSYEKKFGDLFGGMPFMKSKESFIKEEVGEENYQMIEQIRRMSAQKGMQALLPYEINIK, from the coding sequence ATGAATTTTTTAAAGAATGTATTTTCAACCGTACTCGGCTTATTTGTTTTCCTGTTTATCCTTTTCTTCGGATTTATAATTATTGCCGCTTTGTTTGGCAATAACGAAAAAACCGTCACCGTAAAAGATAACTCCGTAATTGAACTCAATCTCGAAGAAGTAACCAACGACTATGCCGGAAAATTTTTATACGAGGATTTCGAGTTCCTGAATGAAGAAAAAACAAACGGGCTTTCTGACGTTATCAATGCTATTGATGCGGCAAAAACAGACAGCAAAATCAAAGGAATTTCAATACTGAATAACATTTCATTATTAGGAATGGCACAAAGCAAGGCACTTCGTGACAAACTGGAAGACTTTAAGAAGTCCGGAAAATTTGTCGTGGCCTATGCGAATTCTTACAGCCAGAAAGAATATTACTTAAATTCTGTTGCCGACACCATTTATCTTAACCCGGTTGGAGAAATGGATTTCAAGGGACTTTCTTCCGAAGTTATGTTCTACAAAGACTTCCAGGAAAAAACCGGCATTAAAATGGAAGTTATCCGTCATGGAAAATACAAAAGCGCCGTGGAACCTTATTTGGCTAACGAAATGAGTGAGGCCAACCGGGAGCAGATTTCTGTTTTATTAAATTCTGTGTGGAATTCTGTAGTTGCCGACATTTCAAAAAGCCGAAACATTTCTGTTGACCGACTGAATGAAATCGCAAATGGCCTGCTGGCAAGAACTCCTGAAATGGCAAAAGCAGAGAAGCTTATTGATAAGATTGCTTATGAAGACGAATATCATGACGGTATCCGTAAAGCTCTAAAAGTCAAAAAAGATGAAGAATACAATACGGTAAGCATTATTGACTATGCCCATAAAAACTCAACAACAGGAAAAAAACCTGCCACTGACAACACTATTGCTATTATCTACGCACAGGGAACCATACTTAGCGGAGAAGGTGATGTAAATATTATAGGCGAAGGCTCAATGAGACGTTCTTTGCAAAAAGCCAGAAAAGACAAAAATGTTAAAGCCATTGTCTTGAGAATTGACAGTCCGGGTGGTAGCGCCTTGACTTCCGACCTGATTTGGAGAGAAATTGAACTGACCAAAAAAGTAAAACCGGTAGTTGTTTCTATGGGTAATGTTGCTGCTTCCGGAGGTTATTATATAGCTTGCAATGCCAGCAAAATCTTCGCTGAAGAAACAACAATCACTGGCTCAATTGGAGTTTTTGGAACATTGCCAAACATTACAAAACTGACCAACAATATCGGTATTCATACCGAACAGGTAAAAACACATCAGAACGCAGCCGGATACAGCATCTTCCTGCCATTGGATGAAGGAACAAAAGGCACCCTTCAGGAAAGTGTAGAAAATATCTACAAAGTTTTTGTAGGCCGCGTTGCCCAGGGGAGAAATATGAAATTTGAAGCTGTTGATTCTATCGCACAGGGAAGAGTCTGGACCGGTACCGATGCCCTGAAAATTGGATTGGTAGACAAAATTGGCGGCATGGATGATGCCTTGAAGGAAGCTGCAAAACTGGCAAATATTAAGGAATATAAAACAGCTGATTTCCCTTCTTATGAGAAAAAATTTGGAGATTTATTTGGCGGAATGCCTTTTATGAAGTCGAAAGAAAGCTTTATCAAAGAAGAAGTTGGCGAGGAAAACTACCAGATGATTGAGCAAATCAGAAGAATGAGCGCTCAAAAAGGAATGCAGGCACTGCTCCCTTATGAAATCAATATAAAATAG
- the mutS gene encoding DNA mismatch repair protein MutS: MATKDKTPKETPLMKQYNEIKAKYPDACLLFRVGDFYETFGEDAIRASKILGIVLTKRGAGSDTETALAGFPHHSLNTYLPKLVKAGLRVAICDQLEDPKMTKTIVKRGVTELVTPGVSMNDEVLQSKSNNFLASIYFGKRIIGISFLDVSTGEFLAAQGNEEYIDKLLQNFSPSEVLVPKQNKANFKEVFGEDFHNFYLEDWVYKEDYAFETLTGHFQTNSLKGFGIEELPEGIIASGAILYYLSETQHNKVQHITSIQRIAEDAYVWMDRFTIRNLELYHSYNPNAVTLLDVIDRTLSPMGGRLLKRWLALPLKDADKVKGRHEVVSYLKENNEVLKSIQYQIKQISDLERLISKIATGKVSPREVVNLKESLDAIIPIKTLALDSKNTAVKTIGDSLHSCDLLREKIKETLNPDAPVSINKGNAIAKGVHAELDELRSISTSGKEYLEGIETRESERTGISSLKISFNNVFGYYIEVRNTHKDKVPVEWIRKQTLVNAERYITEELKEYETKILGAEEKIHQLESQLFEQLVVWISTYIKPVQLNANLIAQLDCLSSFTQLAIENNYICPVLDDTFELEIKNGRHPVIEKQLPVGVPYIANDVYLDRETQQIIMITGPNMSGKSAILRQTALIVLLAQMGSFVPAESVRMGIVDKIFTRVGASDNISMGESTFMVEMNETASILNNLSDRSLVLLDEIGRGTSTYDGISIAWAIAEYLHEHPGRPKTLFATHYHELNEMTEILERIQNYNVSVKELKDTVLFIRKLIKGGSAHSFGIHVAKMAGMPQTVIQKAQKLLKKLEKDHSGEALNGTKSSNDEMQLSIFNLDDPLLEEIKDEILNLDINTLTPVEALMKLNEIKRMLRKK, encoded by the coding sequence TTGGCCACGAAAGACAAAACTCCGAAAGAAACTCCGTTAATGAAGCAATACAATGAGATTAAGGCGAAATATCCGGACGCCTGTTTGTTGTTCAGAGTAGGGGATTTTTATGAAACTTTTGGAGAAGATGCAATACGCGCTTCAAAAATACTGGGAATCGTCCTGACAAAAAGAGGCGCAGGTTCCGATACGGAAACGGCTTTGGCCGGATTCCCGCACCATTCCCTGAATACTTATCTGCCTAAACTGGTTAAAGCCGGACTTCGCGTAGCGATTTGCGACCAGCTTGAAGACCCGAAAATGACAAAAACTATCGTGAAGCGTGGTGTTACTGAATTGGTGACTCCCGGCGTTTCTATGAATGATGAGGTGTTGCAGTCTAAATCGAATAACTTCCTGGCTTCGATTTATTTTGGGAAAAGGATTATAGGTATTTCATTTTTGGATGTTTCTACGGGAGAATTTTTAGCAGCACAGGGTAATGAAGAATATATAGACAAGCTGCTCCAGAACTTTAGCCCAAGCGAAGTGCTGGTTCCAAAACAGAACAAGGCCAACTTTAAAGAGGTTTTTGGTGAAGACTTCCATAACTTTTATCTTGAAGACTGGGTGTATAAAGAAGATTATGCTTTTGAAACGCTAACGGGACATTTTCAGACCAATTCCTTAAAAGGATTTGGAATTGAAGAATTGCCGGAGGGAATTATTGCGTCAGGAGCGATATTGTATTATCTGTCCGAAACACAGCATAACAAAGTACAGCATATTACTTCAATACAGCGAATTGCGGAAGATGCTTATGTTTGGATGGACCGATTCACTATCCGGAATTTAGAATTATACCATAGTTATAACCCGAATGCGGTAACACTGTTGGATGTTATTGACAGGACGCTTTCCCCTATGGGTGGTCGCCTCTTAAAGCGTTGGCTGGCCTTGCCGTTAAAAGATGCAGATAAGGTTAAAGGACGTCATGAAGTGGTTTCTTATCTGAAGGAAAATAATGAGGTGCTGAAAAGCATCCAATACCAAATCAAGCAGATTTCGGATTTGGAACGGTTGATTTCAAAAATCGCTACCGGAAAAGTGTCGCCAAGGGAAGTTGTAAACCTGAAGGAATCGTTGGATGCCATTATTCCAATAAAAACATTGGCACTTGACAGTAAGAATACGGCTGTCAAAACGATAGGAGACAGCCTTCATAGTTGTGACCTCCTAAGAGAAAAAATTAAAGAGACCTTAAATCCGGATGCTCCCGTTTCGATCAACAAGGGAAATGCGATTGCCAAAGGTGTGCATGCTGAATTGGACGAGTTAAGAAGTATATCTACTTCCGGCAAAGAATATCTTGAGGGAATCGAAACTCGTGAATCGGAGAGAACAGGAATTTCTTCTTTAAAAATATCTTTTAATAATGTTTTTGGTTATTATATAGAAGTAAGAAATACGCATAAAGATAAGGTGCCGGTCGAATGGATTCGCAAGCAGACCTTGGTCAATGCCGAGCGTTACATTACGGAAGAATTAAAAGAATATGAAACCAAGATTCTGGGTGCAGAAGAGAAAATCCACCAACTGGAAAGCCAGCTTTTTGAACAGCTGGTGGTTTGGATTTCCACTTATATAAAACCGGTACAGCTCAATGCAAATTTAATTGCGCAATTGGACTGCCTGTCTTCATTTACGCAGTTGGCAATCGAGAACAATTACATATGTCCGGTTCTGGATGATACATTTGAACTTGAAATAAAGAACGGTCGCCATCCGGTGATTGAAAAACAGCTTCCGGTGGGAGTTCCTTATATTGCCAATGATGTTTATTTGGACAGGGAAACCCAGCAGATAATCATGATTACAGGTCCTAACATGTCCGGTAAGTCGGCTATTTTGCGCCAAACGGCACTGATTGTACTATTGGCCCAGATGGGAAGCTTTGTTCCGGCAGAAAGCGTTAGAATGGGTATTGTCGATAAGATTTTTACAAGAGTAGGAGCGTCGGATAATATTTCGATGGGCGAATCTACTTTTATGGTGGAGATGAATGAGACCGCTTCCATTCTTAACAACCTTTCAGACAGAAGTTTGGTGCTTTTGGATGAGATAGGAAGAGGAACGAGTACGTATGATGGAATCTCAATCGCCTGGGCAATTGCGGAGTATCTGCATGAACATCCCGGAAGGCCAAAAACCTTATTTGCGACGCACTACCATGAACTTAATGAAATGACCGAAATTCTGGAGCGTATCCAAAATTATAATGTGTCTGTAAAAGAATTAAAGGATACGGTTCTTTTTATCCGAAAACTTATAAAAGGTGGAAGTGCCCATAGTTTTGGAATTCATGTGGCAAAGATGGCAGGAATGCCGCAAACAGTCATCCAGAAAGCGCAGAAACTGCTTAAAAAACTGGAAAAAGACCATTCCGGCGAAGCATTGAATGGCACTAAATCTTCAAATGACGAAATGCAGTTGAGTATTTTTAATTTGGATGACCCGCTTTTAGAAGAAATAAAAGACGAAATACTCAATTTGGATATTAATACGCTGACTCCGGTTGAAGCCCTGATGAAGCTCAATGAAATCAAACGAATGTTAAGAAAGAAGTAA
- a CDS encoding RNA methyltransferase, with translation MRKLANSELERKSIEDFKQAEKTPITIILDDIRSLHNIGSVFRTADAFLIEKIYLCGITATPPNKEIHKTALGATETVAWEYAKDVLEVIDTLQKENVSVMAIEQVENSISLQEFEPKSGQKYALVFGNEVKGVSQEAIKKCEGTIEIPQLGTKHSLNISVSAGIVVWDLFQKLNY, from the coding sequence ATGAGAAAACTTGCCAACAGCGAATTAGAAAGAAAAAGCATTGAAGATTTTAAACAGGCAGAAAAAACACCAATTACAATCATCCTGGACGACATCCGAAGCCTGCACAATATCGGTTCTGTTTTCAGAACAGCCGATGCTTTTTTGATTGAAAAAATCTATCTCTGCGGTATCACGGCAACTCCACCCAATAAAGAAATCCATAAAACAGCTTTAGGCGCTACCGAAACCGTTGCCTGGGAATATGCAAAAGACGTTTTGGAAGTTATTGATACGTTACAAAAAGAAAACGTTTCGGTCATGGCAATAGAACAAGTAGAAAACTCTATTTCACTTCAGGAATTCGAACCAAAAAGCGGACAGAAATATGCTCTGGTTTTTGGAAACGAAGTAAAAGGTGTTTCGCAGGAAGCCATCAAAAAGTGTGAGGGAACAATAGAAATTCCACAATTGGGAACCAAACATTCGCTAAACATTTCTGTAAGTGCCGGAATTGTAGTATGGGATTTGTTCCAGAAACTGAATTACTAG
- a CDS encoding DUF2797 domain-containing protein, which translates to MQYEGVLTKMETEFASPIQYYMTFENSFLNVNQALDKNIEISFLGYQCLNCSKKKKIFRQGFCYDCFYSSPAVGDWIMRPELSTAHLGIADRDLDYETRVQLQPHIVYLALSSEIKVGVTRKTQVPTRWIDQGADEAVSIVEVPNRYLAGITEVALKNHFVDKTNWRKMLQNEVVSLDLMAERMRIFERLPEEVRPYFNTDLNEHFILKYPVLRFPKKVTGLNLEKIPNYEGRLIGVKGQYLIFEDGTVLNVRSYEGYVIGMNIS; encoded by the coding sequence ATGCAATACGAAGGTGTTCTTACTAAGATGGAAACGGAATTTGCAAGTCCGATTCAATATTATATGACTTTTGAAAACAGCTTCCTGAACGTAAATCAGGCTCTCGATAAGAATATAGAAATAAGTTTTTTGGGCTACCAATGCCTGAACTGTTCAAAAAAGAAAAAAATATTTCGTCAGGGTTTCTGCTATGACTGTTTTTATAGCAGTCCGGCTGTGGGAGACTGGATTATGAGACCCGAACTCAGTACGGCGCATCTGGGTATTGCAGACAGGGATCTGGACTATGAAACCAGGGTTCAGCTGCAACCGCATATTGTATATCTGGCTTTGTCGAGTGAAATAAAAGTAGGAGTGACGAGAAAAACACAAGTGCCTACCCGTTGGATCGATCAGGGTGCTGATGAGGCCGTTTCAATTGTTGAGGTTCCCAATCGTTATTTGGCAGGAATTACAGAAGTAGCTCTTAAAAATCATTTTGTAGATAAAACCAATTGGCGAAAAATGTTGCAGAATGAAGTGGTTTCGTTGGACTTGATGGCCGAAAGAATGCGTATTTTTGAAAGGCTTCCGGAGGAAGTCCGGCCTTATTTCAATACCGATTTGAATGAACATTTCATACTCAAATATCCGGTTTTAAGATTTCCAAAGAAAGTCACCGGATTAAATCTGGAAAAAATCCCAAACTATGAAGGCCGATTAATAGGTGTAAAAGGACAATACCTGATTTTTGAAGACGGAACCGTTTTAAATGTCCGCAGTTATGAAGGTTATGTTATTGGAATGAATATTTCTTAA
- a CDS encoding AsmA-like C-terminal region-containing protein, producing the protein MLKKILKGIGIFLLVVIIALAAAPFLFKDKIQQLVLKSINEKVDAKVAFDDVHLSLFKSFPRANVTIDKLAIINKAPFEGDTLLYAGEVNLKMSVRELFKGDGEPMNIESFSSTNGVVNILFDKNGVGNFDIAIKDDKEKKDDSESKPFAMNIQNYEIENLRFTYFDERSKVKMVIDSLNHTGKGNFAASKLDLTTKTTAKVSLDMDKTNYMKNVKLDLDAVLGIDLENSKYTFKDNKALINQLPLEFDGFIQIVDAGQEYDLTFKTPTSSFKNFLGVIPEAYAGNLNTVKTTGDFKVSGFAKGLYSDKTIPKFNLAIASNNASFKYPDLPKSVENIVIDTKIINESGNLNDTYINLDKLSFRIDQDVFNVQANVKNIVENPLVDAKLKGTINLGNVSKAYPVKLDTPLSGILKADVETKFDMKSVEANQYQNIQAMGNASITGFKYVDADKKTYTINTAAAQFSNQKINLQQLDMTTGKTDLKVNGTLENFLGYAFKNQELRGNFTMKSNQFLVSDFMSKTETTVNNKTVTTEAVKIPKLLNVTLNASANTVVYDNLNLKDVSGKIVVKDEAVSLQNLKTSIFNGLITATGDVSTKGKVPTFDMNLGLTTVDINQTFTQLDMMKKIAPIAEAINGKLNSTIKLSGNLDAKTMSPDLNTLSGDLFGQLLSTTVNAKNSAVLNKLDEKVKFIDLQKLNLNDLKANLTFKDGKVNVKPFDIKYQDIKINVGGQHGFDQSMNYNLKFDVPAKYLGNDANKLIAKLTPAEANKLENIPVTAILTGNFKNPKVSTDIEQAVTKLANQLIKSEKDKLVTKGTSALENLLGGNKKDTTKTQTSTPKEDVKTKVSEGIKGLFNKKKKE; encoded by the coding sequence ATGTTAAAAAAGATTTTAAAAGGTATTGGTATATTCCTTCTGGTAGTGATAATTGCATTAGCTGCGGCTCCATTCTTGTTTAAAGATAAAATTCAGCAGTTGGTGCTGAAATCAATTAATGAGAAGGTAGACGCGAAAGTAGCGTTTGATGATGTGCATTTGAGCCTGTTCAAAAGCTTCCCGCGTGCTAATGTCACTATTGACAAGCTGGCTATTATCAACAAAGCTCCTTTTGAAGGCGACACCCTGCTTTATGCCGGAGAAGTAAACCTGAAAATGTCTGTCAGGGAACTTTTCAAAGGCGATGGTGAACCAATGAATATCGAATCATTTTCTTCTACTAATGGTGTGGTCAATATTCTTTTTGACAAGAATGGTGTTGGCAATTTCGATATTGCCATAAAAGACGATAAAGAAAAAAAGGACGATTCTGAAAGTAAGCCCTTTGCCATGAACATCCAGAACTATGAAATAGAAAATCTGCGTTTTACTTACTTTGACGAACGTTCAAAGGTGAAAATGGTGATTGACAGCCTGAACCATACTGGAAAAGGAAATTTTGCAGCTTCAAAATTAGACCTGACTACAAAAACTACAGCCAAAGTTTCATTGGACATGGACAAGACCAATTATATGAAAAACGTCAAATTGGATTTGGATGCCGTATTGGGTATTGACCTCGAAAACAGCAAATATACTTTCAAAGACAACAAGGCACTAATTAACCAATTACCTTTGGAATTTGATGGTTTTATCCAGATTGTGGATGCCGGACAGGAATACGACCTGACTTTTAAAACACCAACCTCATCATTCAAGAATTTCCTGGGTGTCATTCCTGAGGCTTATGCCGGAAATCTGAATACCGTAAAAACAACAGGTGACTTTAAAGTTTCCGGTTTTGCAAAAGGACTATACAGCGACAAAACCATTCCTAAATTCAATCTGGCCATTGCGTCAAATAATGCTTCATTCAAATATCCTGACCTGCCAAAATCTGTAGAGAACATTGTAATTGATACCAAAATCATCAATGAATCCGGAAACCTGAATGATACTTATATCAATTTGGACAAGCTTTCTTTCAGAATCGACCAGGACGTTTTCAATGTTCAGGCCAATGTAAAAAACATCGTTGAGAATCCTTTGGTTGATGCCAAGCTAAAAGGAACAATCAATTTGGGGAATGTTTCTAAAGCTTATCCGGTAAAGCTGGACACGCCGCTTTCCGGAATATTAAAAGCCGATGTTGAAACGAAGTTTGACATGAAATCTGTGGAAGCCAATCAATACCAGAACATACAGGCTATGGGTAACGCAAGTATTACCGGATTCAAATATGTTGATGCAGACAAAAAAACCTATACAATCAATACGGCCGCTGCCCAATTCTCAAACCAAAAAATCAATCTGCAGCAGTTAGACATGACTACCGGAAAAACCGACCTGAAAGTGAATGGAACTCTGGAAAACTTCCTGGGTTATGCTTTCAAAAACCAGGAATTAAGAGGAAACTTTACCATGAAATCTAACCAGTTTTTAGTTTCGGACTTTATGTCGAAAACAGAAACTACGGTTAACAACAAAACAGTTACTACAGAGGCTGTCAAGATTCCTAAACTTTTAAACGTTACGCTGAATGCTTCTGCAAACACTGTAGTTTATGACAACCTGAATCTTAAAGACGTATCCGGAAAAATTGTAGTAAAGGACGAAGCCGTTTCATTGCAAAACCTGAAAACTTCAATCTTTAACGGATTGATAACCGCTACCGGTGATGTTTCTACCAAAGGTAAAGTACCTACATTTGATATGAATCTTGGGTTAACGACAGTTGACATCAACCAGACATTTACACAATTGGACATGATGAAAAAGATTGCTCCAATTGCCGAGGCGATTAACGGAAAATTAAATTCGACCATCAAATTGTCCGGTAATCTGGATGCCAAAACCATGTCGCCAGATTTGAATACACTTTCAGGTGACCTTTTTGGGCAGCTGTTATCGACTACTGTAAATGCCAAGAATTCTGCTGTATTGAACAAGCTTGATGAAAAGGTAAAGTTTATCGATTTACAAAAATTAAACCTGAACGACTTAAAAGCCAATCTTACTTTTAAAGATGGGAAAGTCAACGTAAAACCTTTTGACATCAAGTATCAGGATATTAAGATTAATGTTGGTGGACAGCACGGCTTTGACCAATCGATGAATTACAACCTGAAATTTGATGTTCCTGCAAAATACTTAGGAAACGATGCCAATAAGCTAATTGCAAAACTGACTCCTGCCGAAGCCAACAAATTGGAGAATATTCCGGTTACGGCAATACTTACCGGTAATTTCAAAAACCCTAAAGTTTCTACTGATATTGAGCAGGCCGTTACTAAACTGGCCAACCAACTGATTAAATCAGAAAAAGATAAATTGGTTACTAAAGGGACCAGTGCACTGGAAAATCTTTTGGGAGGCAACAAAAAAGATACTACAAAAACACAGACGTCAACGCCTAAAGAAGATGTAAAGACAAAAGTCTCTGAAGGAATTAAAGGGCTTTTTAATAAGAAGAAAAAAGAATAG
- the folK gene encoding 2-amino-4-hydroxy-6-hydroxymethyldihydropteridine diphosphokinase, which produces MKMQHQAILSIGSNQGDRLRNIQEAIDLIHSEVATVVKVSRLYETPAWGFEGDAFYNCALLVHTCKESAVLLDEILNAELRLGRIRNKAMGYQSRTIDIDVISFDEEIIDTENLKVPHPRMADRKFVLLPMDDLKSDFVHPVLQKNVTELLRECQDDSDCKVVSNLKSPVTDYHFDRFNYIAIEGNIGAGKTTLAHKIAEDFNAKTVLEGFADNPFLPKFYKDQARYAFPLEMSFLADRYQQLSQDLAQFDLFKDFIVADYHIFKSLIFAKVTLGEDEYRLYKTLFDIIYKEMKKPDLYVYLYQNTERLLENIKKRGRSYEQEIPAEYLDKISRGYLDYIKSQKDLNVLIIDVSDKDFVKNQSDYLQILNEIESKALAV; this is translated from the coding sequence ATGAAAATGCAGCACCAGGCCATATTATCTATCGGAAGCAATCAAGGCGACAGGCTTCGCAATATTCAGGAAGCTATTGATTTGATTCACAGCGAGGTTGCGACTGTTGTGAAAGTTTCCAGGTTGTATGAAACGCCGGCCTGGGGTTTTGAAGGCGATGCATTTTATAATTGTGCCCTATTGGTTCATACCTGCAAAGAGTCTGCGGTGCTTTTGGATGAAATCTTAAACGCCGAACTTCGTTTAGGAAGAATCAGAAACAAGGCAATGGGTTATCAGTCCCGGACTATTGATATAGATGTCATCAGTTTTGATGAAGAAATAATCGATACCGAAAACCTGAAAGTACCACATCCACGCATGGCCGACAGGAAATTTGTGTTGCTGCCGATGGACGACCTGAAATCGGATTTTGTGCATCCTGTATTGCAGAAGAATGTGACCGAATTGTTGAGAGAGTGCCAGGATGATTCGGATTGTAAGGTGGTTTCCAATTTGAAATCTCCGGTAACAGATTATCATTTTGACCGATTCAATTATATAGCCATTGAAGGAAATATTGGCGCCGGAAAAACAACATTGGCTCACAAAATTGCTGAAGATTTTAATGCCAAGACAGTTTTGGAAGGTTTTGCAGACAATCCTTTTTTGCCAAAATTTTATAAAGACCAGGCGAGGTATGCTTTTCCGTTAGAAATGTCATTTTTGGCCGACAGATACCAGCAGTTGTCACAGGATTTGGCACAATTTGACCTGTTTAAGGATTTTATTGTTGCAGACTACCATATTTTTAAATCCCTGATTTTTGCCAAAGTTACTTTAGGAGAAGACGAATACCGTTTGTATAAAACGCTTTTCGATATCATCTACAAGGAAATGAAAAAGCCCGATTTGTATGTGTATCTTTATCAGAACACGGAGCGGCTATTGGAGAACATCAAAAAAAGAGGACGTTCCTATGAGCAGGAAATCCCGGCAGAATATCTGGATAAAATCAGCAGGGGATACCTGGACTATATAAAATCTCAAAAAGATTTGAATGTCCTGATCATTGATGTTTCGGATAAAGATTTTGTCAAAAACCAAAGTGATTATCTTCAGATTTTAAACGAAATCGAAAGCAAGGCTTTGGCTGTATAA